In the Oryza glaberrima chromosome 6, OglaRS2, whole genome shotgun sequence genome, one interval contains:
- the LOC127776966 gene encoding peroxidase P7-like: MAFRCKGGVASVALLVAVAALASTAQGFPNPFGHEEFTESYYDDTCPNAQSIVRSVMERHAAANPRTAPAILRLFFHDCFVNGCDASILLNATDSMESEKDAKPNASVVGYDVIEGIKSELERSCPATVSCADVLALAARDAVAMLGGPSWGVLLGRKDSLAARMDMANKDLPRPTDSLAELIRMFKENNLDERDLTALSGAHTVGRTHSCEHYEERIYSLVGQGGDSIDPSFAAQRRQECEQKHGNATAPFDERTPAKFDNAYYVDLLARRGLLTSDQELYTQGCETGNLVKTYAMNGDVFFADFARAMVKMGNMRPKHWWPTPIIDAPLVNYTVEYNTNMLDTHL; the protein is encoded by the exons ATGGCGTTTAGGTGTAAGGGCGGCGTCGCTTCGGTTGCTCTGCTCGTCGCTGTCGCGGCACTCGCCTCCACCGCTCAGGGATTTCCAAATCCCTTCGGTCACGAGGAGTTCACGGAGAGTTACTACGACGACACCTGCCCCAACGCGCAGAGCATCGTGCGCTCGGTCATggagcgccacgccgccgccaacccccGCACGGCGCCGGCCATCCtccgcctcttcttccacgactgcttcgtcaac GGTTGTGATGCCTCCATCCTTCTGAACGCTACGGACTCCATGGAGAGCGAGAAGGACGCCAAGCCCAACGCCTCCGTCGTCGGCTACGACGTGATCGAAGGCATCAAGTCGGAACTCGAGCGCAGCTGCCCGGccaccgtctcctgcgccgatGTTCTCGCGCTCGCCGCACGCGACGCCGTCGCCATGCTCGGCGGCCCTAGCTGGGGCGTGCTCCTCGGCCGCAAGGACTCCCTTGCCGCCCGCATGGACATGGCCAACAAGGATCTCCCGAGACCGACAGACAGCCTGGCCGAGCTCATCAGGATGTTCAAGGAGAACAACCTCGACGAGCGCGACCTCACCGCGCTCTCCGGCGCGCACACCGTCGGCAGGACGCACAGCTGCGAGCACTACGAGGAACGCATCTACAGCCTCGTCGGCCAGGGCGGCGACAGCATCGACCCCTCATTCGCGGCGCAACGCAGGCAGGAGTGCGAGCAGAAGCACGGCAACGCCACGGCGCCGTTCGACGAGCGGACGCCAGCCAAGTTTGACAACGCCTACTACGTCGACTTGCTTGCGAGGCGCGGGCTCCTCACATCCGACCAGGAGCTCTACACCCAGGGGTGCGAGACCGGCAACCTGGTGAAGACGTACGCCATGAACGGCGATGTGTTCTTCGCCGACTTCGCGAGGGCCATGGTTAAGATGGGGAACATGCGGCCGAAGCATTGGTGGCCAACACCCATTATTGATGCTCCTCTTGTTAATTATACTGTCGAGTACAACACAAATATGTTGGATACTCATTTGTAA